The following coding sequences lie in one Maribacter forsetii DSM 18668 genomic window:
- a CDS encoding phospholipase A yields the protein MLHKTTILIFAFITSIGSQCFSQEDHDHNWYFNNSKSLTELWELDDEHHRGNFILTSYKPIYMSLAKYSTNPNEFPVAENSDKVLDDPNSLNAVEAKFQISLKTKIFHNMLGGHMDLWMGYSQTAYWQIYNTERSRPFRELNYKPEIIANFPINFPILGFDAKMVGISVIHESNGQSDPISRSWNRIALHAGFEKGNWQVMLKPWLRLGSKIDDNENISDYIGRGEADVAYDWGRQRFRAIARHSLNLGDKSRGSLQLNWSFPIHKNFNGHVQFFDGYGETLIDYNHRQTTLGIGVSLIN from the coding sequence ATGTTACATAAAACAACAATCTTAATATTTGCTTTTATAACAAGTATCGGTTCTCAATGTTTTTCACAAGAAGATCATGATCACAATTGGTATTTCAACAATAGTAAAAGTCTGACCGAATTATGGGAACTAGACGACGAACACCATCGTGGTAATTTTATACTTACCTCTTACAAGCCCATTTATATGAGCCTAGCCAAATACTCCACTAACCCAAACGAGTTTCCCGTAGCCGAAAATTCAGATAAAGTCTTAGATGATCCCAATAGTTTAAATGCTGTGGAAGCAAAGTTTCAGATCAGTTTAAAAACGAAGATTTTTCATAATATGCTAGGCGGTCATATGGACCTTTGGATGGGCTATTCTCAGACCGCCTACTGGCAAATTTATAATACCGAGCGATCAAGACCTTTTCGTGAACTTAATTACAAACCAGAAATTATTGCCAATTTCCCGATAAATTTCCCCATACTAGGTTTTGATGCAAAAATGGTGGGTATTTCGGTAATACATGAATCTAACGGTCAGTCAGACCCTATTTCTAGAAGTTGGAACCGTATTGCCCTCCACGCCGGGTTTGAAAAAGGCAACTGGCAGGTAATGCTGAAACCTTGGTTACGCCTAGGTAGTAAGATTGATGATAACGAGAATATATCCGATTATATAGGGCGTGGTGAAGCCGATGTTGCTTATGATTGGGGCAGACAACGCTTTAGAGCCATTGCCCGACATTCCTTAAATTTAGGAGATAAAAGTAGGGGTAGCTTACAATTGAACTGGTCTTTTCCTATTCATAAAAACTTCAATGGCCATGTTCAATTCTTCGATGGATACGGAGAAACTTTAATCGACTATAACCATAGGCAAACTACATTGGGTATAGGTGTTTCATTGATCAACTAA
- a CDS encoding DUF1801 domain-containing protein, whose translation MKPAENYIFNQPEPYKSILMHLQMMIETTLPEVELKFKWNIPCFYIGKSPICYLNASHKKKFVDIAFWNSAHLTKHLNVLISENRKVVRSLRYTTLEDIDNDILVDVLQDAYAVRKNGFYKREG comes from the coding sequence ATGAAACCAGCTGAGAATTATATTTTCAATCAACCAGAACCTTATAAAAGTATTTTAATGCATTTGCAAATGATGATTGAAACGACTTTGCCAGAGGTTGAACTTAAATTTAAATGGAATATTCCTTGCTTTTATATTGGTAAATCTCCCATTTGTTATTTGAATGCATCGCACAAAAAGAAGTTTGTTGACATTGCTTTTTGGAACTCGGCACACCTTACAAAACATTTGAACGTACTAATTTCTGAAAATAGAAAAGTAGTACGTTCCTTGCGTTATACTACCCTTGAAGATATTGATAACGATATTCTAGTGGATGTTTTACAGGATGCTTATGCTGTCCGTAAAAACGGATTTTATAAACGAGAAGGCTGA
- the kdsA gene encoding 3-deoxy-8-phosphooctulonate synthase — MNLSLIPQIKHTDSNNFFLLSGPCAIEGEDMAMRIAEHIITITDELKIPYVFKGSFKKANRSRLDSFTGIGDEMALKILRKVSETFKVPTVTDIHTEQDAAMAAEYVDVLQIPAFLARQTDLVVAAAQTGKTVNIKKGQFMSPESMKHAVNKVTETGNEQAIITDRGTMFGYQDMIVDFRGVPTMKQYAPVVLDVTHSLQQPNQTSGVTGGRPAMIGTMARAGVAAGVDGLFIETHFDCANAKSDGANMLDLGLMKKLLTDLVAIRTTINEL, encoded by the coding sequence ATGAACCTATCCTTAATACCCCAAATAAAACATACGGACAGTAATAACTTCTTTCTACTTTCAGGACCATGTGCCATTGAAGGTGAAGATATGGCGATGCGCATTGCAGAACATATTATTACTATTACCGACGAGCTTAAAATTCCTTATGTATTTAAAGGAAGTTTCAAGAAGGCAAATCGTAGTAGATTAGATTCATTTACCGGTATTGGAGATGAAATGGCATTAAAAATTCTAAGAAAAGTTTCTGAAACTTTTAAAGTACCCACAGTAACAGATATACATACAGAACAAGATGCTGCCATGGCTGCAGAGTATGTAGACGTATTACAGATACCTGCATTCTTAGCTCGCCAAACAGATTTAGTTGTTGCTGCCGCACAAACAGGAAAAACAGTCAACATCAAAAAAGGACAATTTATGAGTCCTGAGAGTATGAAACATGCCGTAAATAAAGTTACCGAAACTGGTAATGAGCAAGCTATTATTACCGACCGCGGCACCATGTTCGGTTACCAAGATATGATTGTAGATTTTAGAGGTGTACCCACTATGAAACAATATGCACCTGTGGTTTTAGATGTAACGCATTCGTTACAACAACCGAATCAAACTTCTGGTGTTACAGGTGGTAGACCAGCTATGATCGGTACTATGGCACGTGCAGGTGTTGCTGCAGGTGTAGACGGACTTTTTATAGAAACTCATTTTGATTGTGCCAATGCAAAAAGTGACGGAGCCAACATGCTGGATTTAGGATTAATGAAAAAACTGTTGACAGATTTGGTGGCGATTCGAACAACTATTAATGAACTATAA
- the typA gene encoding translational GTPase TypA: MSTTTKNIAIIAHVDHGKTTLVDKIMYHCSLFRENENTGDLILDNNDLERERGITITSKNVSVIYKDTKINIIDTPGHADFGGEVERVLNMADGVLLLVDAFEGPMPQTRFVLQKAIDLGLKPCLVINKVDKENCTPEEVHEKVFDLMFELGAEEWQLDFPTVYGSAKNNWMSTDWQNETENIEPLLDMVIEHIPTFEPKEGNTQMLITSLDFSSFTGRIAIGRLQRGTLKENQQISLVKRDGSIVKSKIKELYVFEGLGRKKVEEVETGDICALVGVEGFEIGDTVADIENPEALKTIAIDEPTMSMLFTINDSPFFGKDGKFVTSRHINDRLQKELEKNLALRVNETDSADKFLVFGRGVLHLSVLIETMRREGYELQIGQPQVIIKEIDGVKCEPVEALTIDLPEAVSGKAVEMVSMRKGEMTSMEAKGERMICEFIIPSRGIIGLRNQLLTATAGEAIMAHRFLEYQPMKGDIPQRQNGSLVSMETGKAIPYSIDKLQDRGKFFVDPGEDIYEGQVIGENSRGDDMTVNITKTKKLSNVRSSGADDKAKIVPAIKFSLEEALEYIQKDEYVEVTPKFLRLRKIYLTENDRKRNKIA; encoded by the coding sequence ATGTCCACTACTACAAAAAATATTGCGATCATTGCGCACGTTGACCACGGTAAAACAACCTTGGTAGACAAAATAATGTACCACTGTAGCTTGTTTCGTGAAAACGAGAATACAGGTGATTTAATTTTGGATAATAACGACTTGGAAAGAGAACGTGGTATTACCATTACTTCTAAGAACGTTTCCGTTATATATAAGGACACGAAAATAAATATTATCGATACTCCTGGTCACGCCGATTTTGGTGGTGAAGTTGAGCGTGTATTGAATATGGCAGATGGTGTTTTGTTGTTGGTAGATGCTTTCGAGGGTCCTATGCCACAAACACGTTTTGTACTTCAAAAAGCAATCGATCTTGGTTTAAAGCCTTGTTTGGTTATCAATAAAGTAGATAAGGAAAACTGTACTCCAGAAGAAGTACATGAAAAAGTTTTCGATCTGATGTTCGAATTAGGTGCTGAAGAGTGGCAGTTAGATTTCCCTACAGTATATGGTTCTGCAAAGAACAACTGGATGAGTACAGATTGGCAGAATGAAACTGAAAACATTGAGCCATTATTGGATATGGTAATTGAGCATATTCCAACTTTTGAACCAAAAGAAGGAAATACTCAAATGTTGATTACCTCTTTAGATTTCTCTTCATTTACTGGTAGAATAGCTATCGGTAGATTACAAAGAGGAACTTTGAAAGAAAATCAGCAAATTTCTTTGGTAAAACGCGATGGTTCTATCGTGAAATCAAAAATCAAGGAATTATATGTTTTTGAAGGTCTTGGTCGTAAGAAAGTTGAAGAAGTTGAAACTGGTGATATTTGTGCCTTAGTTGGTGTGGAAGGATTTGAGATTGGTGATACCGTTGCTGATATTGAAAACCCAGAAGCATTGAAAACTATTGCAATTGACGAACCTACAATGAGTATGTTGTTTACCATTAACGATAGTCCGTTCTTTGGTAAAGATGGTAAATTCGTTACCTCTCGTCATATCAACGATAGACTTCAAAAAGAATTGGAAAAGAACTTGGCGTTACGTGTAAACGAAACGGATAGTGCAGATAAATTTTTAGTATTCGGTCGTGGTGTATTACACCTTTCAGTTTTAATTGAAACAATGCGTCGTGAAGGATACGAATTACAAATTGGTCAGCCACAGGTTATCATCAAAGAAATTGATGGTGTTAAATGTGAGCCGGTTGAAGCATTGACTATAGATTTACCAGAAGCTGTTTCAGGTAAAGCTGTTGAAATGGTTTCTATGCGTAAAGGTGAAATGACCAGTATGGAAGCTAAAGGTGAGCGTATGATTTGTGAGTTTATCATCCCTTCTAGAGGTATTATAGGTCTTCGTAATCAATTGTTGACCGCTACTGCTGGTGAGGCTATTATGGCACACCGTTTCTTAGAGTATCAACCAATGAAAGGAGATATTCCACAAAGACAAAATGGTTCTTTGGTTTCTATGGAAACAGGAAAAGCAATTCCTTATTCTATTGATAAATTACAAGATAGAGGTAAGTTCTTTGTTGATCCAGGTGAAGATATCTATGAAGGTCAAGTTATTGGTGAAAACTCTCGTGGAGATGATATGACCGTTAACATTACAAAGACTAAAAAATTATCTAACGTTCGTTCTTCTGGTGCTGATGATAAAGCTAAGATTGTTCCTGCAATTAAGTTTTCTTTAGAAGAAGCATTGGAATATATTCAGAAAGATGAGTACGTTGAGGTTACTCCTAAGTTTTTACGTTTACGTAAAATCTATTTGACGGAGAATGATCGTAAGCGTAATAAAATAGCATAA
- a CDS encoding SDR family NAD(P)-dependent oxidoreductase, giving the protein MQLKGKNVLITGGTRGIGKCMVQQLIKDEVTNIAIIARDKKNLKDLSLSYPEVNFIRIAGDIANIQVLRDAAARIEDKWGHLDILINNAGIVAAGPLEDIQDEDLYDQVAVNLTAVMLLTKYCIPLLKFSEDAYILNISSGLGLIGMPFYAVYGSTKAAIRQFSDSMRRELAPFKVSVTCAFPTATDTEMMQKFKGRKMDAPEYVAERSLEGLFNKEIQVIFGGEERLKENTLNFEAPAELDKKVAENYEERKMASLDHKAV; this is encoded by the coding sequence ATGCAACTAAAAGGGAAAAATGTACTCATTACCGGAGGTACTCGGGGTATTGGAAAATGCATGGTCCAACAGCTCATCAAAGATGAAGTCACTAATATTGCGATCATTGCACGCGATAAAAAGAATCTAAAAGATTTATCGTTATCTTATCCAGAAGTAAATTTTATTCGCATTGCTGGTGATATAGCTAATATTCAGGTTTTACGCGATGCTGCTGCACGTATAGAAGATAAATGGGGTCATTTAGATATATTGATAAATAATGCGGGTATTGTGGCTGCTGGTCCTTTAGAAGATATACAAGATGAAGACCTTTATGATCAGGTTGCTGTAAACCTTACCGCTGTAATGTTATTGACCAAGTACTGTATTCCGCTTTTAAAATTTTCTGAAGATGCCTATATCTTGAATATTTCATCTGGACTAGGATTAATAGGTATGCCTTTCTATGCGGTCTACGGGAGCACCAAAGCAGCTATACGTCAGTTTTCAGACTCTATGAGAAGAGAATTGGCACCTTTTAAAGTATCGGTTACCTGTGCTTTTCCTACAGCTACGGATACTGAGATGATGCAGAAATTTAAAGGTAGAAAGATGGATGCTCCTGAATATGTTGCAGAGAGGTCACTTGAAGGATTATTTAATAAAGAGATTCAAGTTATTTTTGGAGGTGAAGAACGACTGAAGGAAAATACCTTGAATTTTGAAGCACCTGCAGAATTGGATAAGAAGGTTGCCGAGAATTATGAGGAACGTAAAATGGCCAGTTTAGATCATAAAGCCGTATAA
- a CDS encoding DUF6503 family protein has product MKLLYKLSLLLVLAVIVSCKETPKKTNETAKEVVAETNVIAYPDSWVSSRVSKAKERLNSTEAGKVIWNAMEAHGGLDTWYANGPITFRFNYQPLNGKTARDSYQTVDTWSNRSVHTSATDSSAKFGWTGEQAWVKAKDSTAFAYDTKFWALTPLWFVGHPFVLSGEGVSLELLKPTTFKGQDYNAVKVTFAAGTGDAPDDYYILYVNKETNKIAVMRYIVSYPEYFKDGGHAPEKFTEFVGEQTVDGITMPGGFKTYWTVKDNQPGDYITKIDFTDVSFESDLPKDFFDVPEGAKILE; this is encoded by the coding sequence ATGAAACTACTTTACAAACTATCACTATTATTAGTACTTGCAGTTATTGTATCCTGTAAAGAAACTCCTAAAAAAACAAATGAAACCGCTAAAGAAGTGGTTGCTGAAACCAATGTAATTGCTTACCCTGATTCTTGGGTGTCTTCTAGAGTTTCAAAAGCAAAAGAAAGACTAAATAGCACTGAAGCAGGAAAAGTTATTTGGAATGCTATGGAAGCACATGGCGGATTGGATACTTGGTATGCTAATGGACCAATTACCTTTCGTTTCAATTATCAGCCTTTAAATGGTAAAACTGCTAGAGATAGTTACCAAACAGTAGATACATGGAGCAATAGATCTGTACATACAAGCGCGACGGATAGTTCTGCGAAATTTGGTTGGACAGGTGAACAAGCCTGGGTAAAAGCTAAGGACAGTACAGCATTTGCTTATGATACAAAGTTCTGGGCCTTGACACCATTATGGTTTGTTGGGCATCCTTTTGTGTTAAGTGGGGAAGGGGTTAGCTTAGAATTGTTAAAGCCTACAACCTTTAAAGGTCAAGATTACAATGCTGTAAAGGTTACGTTTGCTGCCGGTACCGGTGATGCGCCAGATGACTATTACATTTTGTATGTTAATAAAGAGACGAATAAAATTGCGGTTATGAGATATATTGTTTCTTACCCAGAGTATTTTAAAGATGGCGGTCATGCCCCAGAAAAATTCACTGAATTTGTTGGTGAGCAAACTGTAGATGGTATTACCATGCCGGGCGGTTTTAAAACGTACTGGACGGTTAAGGACAATCAACCAGGTGACTATATTACTAAAATTGATTTCACAGATGTGTCTTTTGAATCAGATTTACCAAAAGACTTTTTTGATGTTCCGGAGGGGGCAAAAATTTTAGAGTAA
- the ppgK gene encoding polyphosphate--glucose phosphotransferase, translated as MTLLGIDVGGSGIKGALVNSETGEMISERFRIPTPIPRTPEAMTDVIAQIVDHFDYKGKVGCGFPTIIKNGVCKATGNLDKSWLGVNVEEILEKKTGLDFTVINDADAAGYATMNYGIGKGEKGFVVMITIGTGLGSGAFLDGRLIPNFELGQIPYKKYSKIEKWAAGSAKDREGLSYKKWGKRFNTFLEYVELIVSPDLIILGGGASKDFKEFKSRIKIDTKVIPAELQNHTGIIGAAVASQYKITKK; from the coding sequence ATGACTTTACTAGGTATTGATGTAGGTGGTTCTGGAATTAAAGGAGCGTTAGTTAATTCTGAAACCGGAGAAATGATTTCTGAACGTTTTAGAATACCCACTCCCATACCTAGAACCCCAGAAGCAATGACCGATGTAATTGCCCAAATTGTGGACCACTTTGACTACAAAGGCAAAGTTGGCTGCGGTTTCCCTACCATAATCAAAAATGGTGTTTGTAAAGCAACCGGTAATCTTGACAAAAGTTGGTTGGGCGTAAATGTCGAAGAAATATTGGAAAAGAAAACCGGACTCGATTTTACCGTTATCAACGATGCAGATGCAGCAGGCTATGCCACTATGAATTATGGTATAGGAAAAGGTGAAAAAGGTTTTGTTGTAATGATTACCATAGGTACCGGTCTAGGTAGCGGTGCTTTTTTAGATGGTAGGTTGATTCCTAACTTTGAGCTAGGTCAAATACCTTATAAAAAATATTCTAAAATTGAGAAATGGGCAGCTGGATCAGCTAAAGATCGTGAAGGTCTATCTTATAAAAAATGGGGCAAAAGATTCAATACTTTTTTAGAGTATGTGGAATTGATCGTATCACCAGACTTAATTATTCTTGGCGGTGGTGCTTCTAAAGATTTTAAGGAATTTAAATCTAGAATAAAAATAGACACAAAAGTAATCCCTGCCGAACTACAGAATCATACAGGTATTATTGGTGCAGCCGTGGCATCGCAATACAAAATAACTAAGAAGTAA
- a CDS encoding PEP/pyruvate-binding domain-containing protein, whose protein sequence is MNTFFKPVDVQSLLNKSKLIKGTTLGDKVQSFVNGRSNDETASYSVNETAQLLLEIREEMLTEKRSLARLQLLDISLKLEELLFQNAPNWQPTTVSGQLEKICALTTASVGAGYLELWEWEQISGALSKFNQDQLSLAELTQVLETARAAVEWSAAMVKANYQEVVNTYTTFEPKAYAFIDDRIRGSVALHLGQSVGELGDFISQESALTNKVMDIANQSTFRGLNPGYAFGELVVVDGSSEDIEVSADKIYIFQRSPSDLKPVAGIATVAEGNMVSHVQLLARNLGIPNAALSDQNLQSLKKYDGDRVFYAVSNKGNVILKPESQMTDQERGLFVKKERNTDKIEVPVEKIQLGNTDVLNMRDVDASDSGALCGPKAANLGQLKKMFPEQVVEGLVIPFGIFRDHMDQQMPGENSSYWEYLNAMFKEADRMRNADVLEPEVENYQLRQLETLRGAIKKMPLKEDFMNQLESKFKSVLGSDFGKIPVFLRSDTNMEDLKEFTGAGLNLTLFNVLDKEKVLEGIKDVWASPYTERSFKWRQVYLLNPENVFPSILVIPSVDVDYSGVLITKGINSGNDKDLTVAFSRGAGGAVDGQSAETYTIYDSNGYRLLAPAREPMYNTLPSNGGTGKKVATFQNRVVNEKNMRDIKILANTIRETLPKETNSNYEGAYDVELGFKKDKLWLFQIRPFVENKKALSSGYLESITPRINTEKEISLNTKL, encoded by the coding sequence ATGAATACGTTCTTTAAGCCTGTAGATGTTCAGTCTTTGCTGAACAAATCAAAATTAATAAAAGGCACAACTTTAGGCGATAAGGTACAGTCATTTGTTAATGGTAGGTCGAATGATGAAACCGCTTCATATTCGGTAAATGAAACGGCACAATTGCTTTTAGAGATTAGAGAAGAAATGTTAACAGAAAAGCGTTCTTTGGCACGTTTGCAGTTATTGGACATTTCTTTAAAATTAGAAGAGCTATTATTTCAAAATGCACCGAATTGGCAACCAACAACGGTAAGCGGACAATTAGAAAAGATTTGTGCGTTGACAACGGCATCGGTTGGTGCAGGGTATTTAGAACTGTGGGAATGGGAGCAAATTTCTGGTGCACTTAGTAAGTTCAATCAAGACCAATTGAGCTTGGCAGAACTAACACAGGTATTAGAAACGGCAAGAGCTGCAGTAGAGTGGAGCGCAGCTATGGTAAAAGCGAATTATCAGGAAGTGGTTAATACATATACCACATTTGAGCCCAAAGCATATGCATTTATAGATGATAGAATTAGAGGTTCTGTTGCCTTACATTTAGGGCAAAGTGTAGGTGAACTTGGTGATTTTATTTCACAAGAATCTGCTTTGACGAATAAAGTGATGGACATTGCCAACCAAAGTACATTTAGAGGGTTGAACCCTGGGTATGCATTTGGGGAGTTGGTCGTTGTTGATGGCTCATCTGAAGATATTGAAGTATCGGCAGATAAGATTTATATTTTTCAAAGATCACCATCAGATTTAAAACCTGTAGCTGGTATTGCAACTGTGGCAGAGGGTAATATGGTTTCACACGTGCAGTTATTGGCACGTAATTTAGGTATACCGAATGCTGCCTTATCTGACCAAAATCTTCAAAGTTTAAAGAAATATGATGGTGACCGCGTGTTTTATGCGGTTTCTAATAAGGGAAATGTGATCTTGAAACCAGAATCGCAGATGACGGATCAAGAACGCGGACTATTCGTAAAGAAAGAACGTAATACCGATAAGATTGAAGTGCCTGTTGAAAAGATTCAATTAGGCAATACAGATGTTTTAAACATGCGCGATGTTGATGCTAGCGATTCAGGAGCTTTATGCGGACCAAAAGCGGCTAACCTAGGGCAGTTGAAAAAGATGTTTCCTGAGCAGGTGGTTGAGGGATTGGTGATTCCGTTCGGAATTTTTAGGGATCATATGGATCAACAAATGCCTGGTGAAAATAGCTCGTATTGGGAATATTTGAATGCCATGTTCAAAGAAGCCGATCGCATGCGAAATGCAGATGTGCTAGAACCCGAAGTTGAGAATTATCAGTTACGACAATTAGAAACCTTAAGAGGTGCTATCAAAAAAATGCCGTTGAAAGAAGATTTTATGAATCAGCTTGAAAGCAAATTCAAATCTGTTCTTGGGTCGGACTTCGGAAAAATACCCGTGTTCTTGCGTAGCGATACCAATATGGAGGATCTTAAAGAATTTACTGGCGCAGGATTAAACTTAACATTATTCAATGTGCTGGATAAAGAGAAAGTTTTAGAAGGCATAAAAGATGTTTGGGCTTCACCATATACTGAACGTAGTTTTAAATGGAGACAAGTGTATTTGTTGAATCCTGAGAATGTATTTCCTTCTATTTTGGTGATACCAAGTGTAGATGTAGATTATTCGGGAGTTCTAATTACAAAAGGAATCAATTCGGGTAACGATAAAGATTTAACGGTAGCTTTCAGTAGAGGAGCAGGCGGTGCAGTAGATGGTCAGTCCGCAGAAACATATACTATTTACGATAGTAATGGTTATCGTTTATTGGCGCCGGCTCGTGAACCAATGTACAATACCTTACCATCTAACGGTGGTACGGGCAAGAAAGTGGCAACGTTCCAGAATAGAGTAGTGAATGAAAAGAACATGAGAGATATTAAAATATTAGCGAATACCATTCGTGAAACTTTACCTAAAGAAACAAATTCAAATTATGAAGGTGCTTATGATGTAGAGCTTGGTTTTAAAAAAGATAAATTATGGTTGTTTCAAATAAGACCATTTGTTGAAAATAAAAAAGCATTGAGTTCTGGGTATCTAGAATCTATTACACCGAGAATTAATACAGAGAAAGAAATCTCGTTAAATACAAAATTGTAA
- a CDS encoding serine hydrolase → MQRILILLIVVISASAFTTSTYYPIDGYERTGIKRLKRLEMIKSGEIKDATALPAGAMKSYNDIQLNLLSRKNDSAMGLMQVNEDFQKEISALFRGLDKSYSLTVLDISDPENVRYAERNETAGYQPGSVGKLAVLLGLFTQLEKIYPDSFEKRTELLKNKSVKSGVWGLTDEHTIPIFNIEKNTLVKRQVIASDVFSLYEWADHMLSVSNNGAASIVWREALLMAAFGEKYPEMTQEDADTYFKETPKKELTDLSNDVVNLPLRDLGITSDEWRLGSFFTRGANTYVGDKGGSIGSPQGLMKFLLQLEQGKVVDEASSLEMKRLMYITDRRIRYAQSPALKDAAVYFKSGSLYKCDRSKGEACGKYMGNVTNFMNSVIIVEHPDNCRYMVVLMTNVLRKNSASDHMYLAGNIDKIIKKG, encoded by the coding sequence ATGCAGAGAATACTAATATTATTGATTGTAGTTATAAGTGCATCTGCATTTACAACATCTACCTATTATCCAATAGATGGTTACGAGCGAACAGGTATTAAACGTTTAAAGCGTTTAGAAATGATTAAAAGTGGGGAGATAAAGGATGCGACCGCTTTACCTGCAGGAGCAATGAAATCTTACAATGACATTCAATTAAATCTACTTTCTAGAAAGAATGATAGTGCCATGGGTTTAATGCAGGTGAACGAAGATTTTCAGAAAGAAATCAGTGCACTCTTCCGTGGTTTAGATAAAAGTTATTCATTGACTGTTTTAGATATTTCTGACCCAGAAAATGTACGCTATGCAGAACGAAATGAAACTGCAGGTTATCAGCCCGGTAGTGTAGGTAAATTGGCGGTATTATTAGGATTGTTCACGCAGTTAGAAAAAATTTATCCAGATTCATTCGAAAAAAGAACGGAGCTTCTAAAAAATAAATCTGTAAAATCAGGTGTTTGGGGGTTGACAGATGAGCATACAATCCCAATATTTAATATTGAAAAAAATACTTTGGTGAAGCGCCAAGTAATTGCTAGCGATGTTTTTTCATTATATGAATGGGCAGATCACATGCTGTCTGTTAGTAACAACGGTGCTGCAAGTATTGTTTGGAGAGAAGCACTTTTGATGGCGGCTTTCGGTGAAAAATATCCAGAGATGACCCAAGAAGATGCGGATACTTACTTTAAAGAAACACCTAAAAAGGAGCTAACGGACTTAAGTAATGATGTTGTCAACTTGCCGTTGCGCGATTTAGGTATCACATCTGATGAATGGCGACTAGGTAGTTTCTTCACTAGAGGTGCAAATACATATGTAGGTGATAAGGGCGGTAGTATAGGTTCACCACAGGGATTAATGAAATTTTTGCTGCAATTAGAACAAGGTAAGGTGGTTGATGAAGCTTCTAGTTTAGAAATGAAGCGATTAATGTACATCACCGATCGTAGAATTAGATACGCACAATCGCCAGCATTGAAAGATGCTGCAGTGTATTTTAAATCGGGCTCTCTATACAAATGCGATAGAAGTAAAGGTGAAGCCTGTGGTAAATATATGGGTAACGTGACCAATTTCATGAATTCTGTTATTATCGTTGAGCACCCAGATAATTGTAGGTATATGGTAGTGCTAATGACGAATGTGCTACGTAAGAATTCTGCCAGTGATCATATGTATTTAGCGGGTAATATTGATAAGATTATTAAAAAAGGGTAA